From one Fibrobacter sp. UWB5 genomic stretch:
- a CDS encoding exonuclease SbcCD subunit D translates to MKLIHTADLHIGKSVCEHSMLDEQRHILAEILKAVETEKPEALLVAGDVYDKSVPSADAVAVLDDFLVKLSKTGTKVFVLSGNHDSAERLAFGSRLMNDRGVYMSQVYSGSFAPVTLKDGSGEVDVWLLPFVRPAAVRAYLKSDEERDEVVDYTSAMRMAIAQMNFTPGRRNVLLAHQFVTGAERSDSEENVGGLDNVDASVFEGFDYVALGHIHKPQNVALDAAGMPRVRYSGTPLKYSLSEKDHKKSLTVIELGVKADTGLSEIAVREIPLTPMHDVREIRGTFAELVSPDFQRKQLADGLKLDDYIYVKLTDENDVPDAALKLRGIYPNLMMLDYDNERTRNQKITVGEGKVEQKTPMELFSEFFTDMTKREMNEEEYEFVRDMIDGIWEAK, encoded by the coding sequence GTGAAATTGATTCATACGGCAGACCTGCACATCGGAAAAAGCGTGTGCGAGCATTCGATGCTCGACGAACAAAGGCATATCTTGGCCGAAATCTTGAAAGCGGTAGAAACGGAAAAGCCCGAGGCCTTGCTGGTTGCAGGCGATGTTTACGACAAGTCGGTCCCTTCTGCCGATGCGGTTGCCGTGCTGGACGATTTTTTGGTGAAGCTCTCGAAGACTGGCACGAAGGTTTTCGTGCTGAGCGGTAACCACGATTCCGCGGAACGCCTCGCCTTTGGAAGCAGGCTCATGAATGACCGCGGCGTATACATGTCGCAGGTGTATTCCGGCTCCTTTGCGCCTGTCACGCTCAAAGACGGTTCGGGCGAAGTCGATGTGTGGCTGCTTCCGTTTGTGCGCCCAGCCGCAGTACGCGCGTACCTCAAGAGCGACGAGGAACGTGACGAAGTTGTTGACTATACCTCTGCCATGCGTATGGCGATTGCGCAGATGAATTTTACGCCGGGGCGTCGCAATGTCCTTTTGGCGCACCAGTTCGTGACCGGTGCGGAACGTAGCGATTCCGAAGAAAACGTAGGCGGCCTCGACAATGTGGATGCATCTGTTTTCGAAGGCTTCGACTATGTGGCGCTCGGGCATATCCACAAACCGCAGAATGTGGCGCTCGATGCGGCCGGAATGCCCCGCGTGCGTTACAGCGGTACACCTCTCAAGTATTCACTGTCCGAGAAGGATCATAAAAAGTCCTTGACGGTTATCGAGCTGGGCGTGAAGGCGGATACGGGTCTTTCTGAAATTGCAGTTCGCGAAATTCCGCTTACGCCGATGCATGACGTGCGCGAAATCCGCGGGACTTTTGCCGAACTCGTGTCGCCGGATTTCCAGCGGAAGCAATTGGCCGACGGACTCAAGCTGGACGATTACATTTACGTCAAGCTGACGGATGAAAATGACGTGCCCGATGCCGCCTTGAAGTTGCGCGGCATTTACCCGAACCTGATGATGCTCGATTACGATAACGAGCGTACCCGCAATCAAAAGATTACGGTAGGCGAGGGCAAGGTGGAACAGAAAACTCCGATGGAGCTTTTCTCGGAATTCTTTACGGACATGACCAAGCGCGAAATGAACGAAGAAGAATATGAATTCGTGCGCGATATGATTGACGGTATCTGGGAGGCTAAATGA